Genomic DNA from Papilio machaon chromosome 14, ilPapMach1.1, whole genome shotgun sequence:
CACACTGAGACCTTACACATGTGAAATCAAAACCATATATACTAAAGTTTACAGTGTGGCTTGTTTAATATTctctttagatttattttaacatataaagcTACTGTTAGAATCTTTACTGcatgttattatttcatatttcataactatataaaatactattctAAGTAGTAAAATTGTGTGTTGTTTGTAAcacaatgtaaaattaaaactcatACAAACTGAGTGTAAATCGTGCTTGTAAGATAATTATGCTTCTCATTTgatagattgttttttttttattgcatcaCACAAGGGTATTGTTGTGAATTTATGTAAACtattgttatctttaaaaaataaaaattacagtttaaCATCTGAGCTTTTTCCATCTGATATTAttgtaagttattaaatttgataaaatcttTGCCTCGTTTCTGATGTTAACTGGaggctatatttataatcacCACTTGCATGCCTCTTaccattaaaatgtttttcttcatcACTGAgctcttataaaattaatattttgttccaCAAACTTCTTAAaccttaaataaaactaactgagctcatataaaaatttataagaaaaatgtgcTTACACCAAAATCTGTTGATACAACATACATTATGATGAATCTAACCAAGAATTAGAGTTTTTTTAGACTTTGATGAACAGTGTTCAATCTAGAACCTTCGAAGGTCATATTTCAAGGTATAAACGAGAGCGGTGCCGGCATAAATTGATTCGTATTGCATTTTATGGCCTATGCGACGATAGGCAAAGATTTCTAAGtgataacaaaaacatatttacgtGTGCAAATTAACAATAGTCATTACAGCATGTGAGAATTTTGATCTACGctgtatttaaatcttttcataTGAAATAGTTAAATTGTTAAGTGCATTTTAAAGCACGTGATGTAATGACTGTAACGGCAGAAGCcgggaataaattattacaattgtttgaataaataacGTCAGTATTGTTATCGTATTATGAATGTTTTAACCGCATTCAAATCAGTACTCCCACGCCATTTGAAGTGTGTAGCCGCATGTCTAGATAAACGTGTTATAAAATTGCGCGCGCGCCGGGCTCAACTCGACACCGTAGAGAGGGGACGCAACTGGTTTCATTTGTTACCAACTGCAACGTGGCTTTAAGTTTTGTCAACAAAAAACGTTCGGTTATTTTGCCACTGCCACTCTCGTCAAGAAggcaatttaaaaagtaaaagaaatactGGCCGCTTATAcggtgtttttgttttttctttattctttttcGAATCTGACGTATAACCTGCTCAATACCGAATTGTCATTCggacaagattttttttgttaattttagcaGCTTTTATTTGTCGAAATTTTATTGAGttttgtgaataaaataatataataatggcGTGCACTACGTGTATGAACCCGGAGGGCAAGCCCGTGAAAATGGTAAGCAACTAATAAGTATGTAATTAGATAATGCCAATGACCGATCGCCGGCTCTTACGAacgattatttataataaaataataatgttagattttaatttctttagcATAAGGCATATAATTGcgattcatttaattttgttgatcGTGGAAAGGTTAtcagtataaatataataatgatatgaTTTCGTTAACGTATTACATGATCTTTGCGTAATAAGCAAGCATTAGGAAGTACAATTGATtgattagatttaaaaacttcattaaataactattgtaaatgaaaaaaaaatcgtgcaCATCAtcatgatatgtttttttttagtttgattGATATTTTGACCATGGGTTCGAATCCGGATTTCTTTGACTTACAGAAAAGccactattaaattttactagaCTTATGTTAAGAAAGAGACCTTTAAaagcataatatttataaccaGATTTTAAGATAGGGAATTGAATTCTTAGTCCTGAGTTGACAAAAAAacacagaaaatattttcattagatAGGAACTGTACACTGTTATATAACCGAAATATTCTGATTTTACCTAATTATTGtacttgaaaatttaaaactctGCAAAGCCGGAAATATATCACCTTTTTCAAAGTTCACGTTTCGAATATTGTCATTTTACaactaaatatgtaaatgaatACATGAACACAAAGTACTCGTTTTGTATCGTGCCACGTTAATTTTCCATTGTTTTGGTAACAATTTAGCataccgtggatttctgagaccataatcgccgtttaaaaacatattgttatctttgttttgtttgacaACGACAGAGACGTGTTTGTACAGAGATTTATgcctcagaaacccacggttaccTGTCTTTGTCTCACTTATTCattcaacaaatattttcatttcagagGAAAGAAAAAGACACTATGGGTGAATTGGACGTGCCTGACGACAAGTTGTACGGAGCTCAGACCGTGCGGTCGGTTATGAACTTTCCTATTGGCGGCATTGAGGAAAGGATGCCCGTAAGTAATAACAAAGAGTCGAAACTCGTCCTTAAATCTACATGTTATTATATGCACATTTTGGTACATTACACATGCAAGGTAGATGTCAGTTTCAACTCATGTTGCACGAATGTGCCGGTTCGCccagtgcaataccacgaccacatagaagacaggcgtgaagaggaagcaattccgcgttttaaCTGATAAGTGtgggggccgaagccctaattttagttctctttcccttACTCTCCTTTGCTTATatggaaaggatgggaagggaaagtggatttgatggaggaggggaaACATTGGAAGGGGGTTCTTTTATATACGTCTTCTTTgccgattaaaggtaggcaacgcatctgcaattgcggatgtatATGGGCAACCGTCActcactatttcggcgaattcttATGACGTACAAAATGTTGCTTAAGTATCATGTTATTGCGTACGTGAAGTACTTTTAGGTTGTGTTTATAAGTTAAGCGATTAGTCGGAGgatgtttttaaatgcaaGCACTCCCAGTCAGGTCAATGACAGAAATATGTAACTTGCTTGCAATAACTAATTTGACCTTAGCTCAACTCACGTATGACATAGTTTCATTTAGTTGGCACCCTTCTCTTTATCTATCGCAACAATGTACACCAGTGAtctatagataaaataaatgtaacttgAACTTAGTTTTAAGATATATGAACGTTATGAAATATaagagttacaaaaaaatagtgaaactTAAAGTACCTCAGTTTATCTTAtcacctaattttttttttaattttacagtacCCTGTAGTCGTAGCTATGGGTATTTTGAAGAAAGCAGCTGCCAAAGTAAACATGGAGTTTGGCCTTGATAAGAAAATAggtaagtttaataaaaaaatcttcccCCTGAGTTAGTTATTGATAGAAATTTGTATAAGATGTTGGTACATTTTCCAGCGGAGGCAATAATGCAGGCTGCGGACGATGTGATATCTGGCAAGTTGTACCGCGAGGGTCACTTCCCTCTCGTCATCTGGCAGACAGGCTCCGGCACACAGACCAATATGAACACCAACGAGGTAACACCACAAGCTCTGCTCACACAACTTACCTTTAAACACGGACAGGCTActggttgtggtattttgtgcctatttgattttcaccATTTTGATGCTGACGGTAGCGATTGGTAGTTGGTGAAGATGTGATTAAATATACTTGATTAATCTCTCGGATACCAAGATGAATATTgattcttcttttttattacatttttcgcTTAAGTACGAAGCCTTAACATCAATGgaaataacattgttattcTGTCAATTCCTACTAGctaaatatgtaacaaaaagcttttgcccgcgactccgtccgtgtggaattataaaaaaacttgtatacctaagtagtctatgtgttcttccagactatattctaaatctgtgccgaatttcatcaagatactttgagccgttccggagataccttcaaacaaacatctattcatctaaactttcgcatttataattattaagcatagaacacaattttagattAACGACTTGAACAGGAAGttagtttttgtattttctttcaaCTTATATAGAAGTTTGTTTGTCTAGGTGATAGCCAACCGCGCTATCCAGATCCTAGGCGGTACCCTCGGCAGCAAGGACCCAGTGCATCCCAACGACCACGTGAACAAGTCTCAGAGCTCCAACGATACTTACCCCACCGCCATGCACGTCGCCGTCGCCATGGAGCTGCGGGACAGGCTGATGCCGGGACTCGTCGCACTCAGAGACACCCTGGAGGCCAAGTCCAAGGAGTTTGATAAGATTGTTAAGATTGGCAGGTATATTCTGATATAACTTTAACCTGTCTTATGTGTGTTTAGTtccctttcccttcccatcttttataatagaagtggatttgactgCGTTTAGGATCcataggaaagggaaatacTTCAGCCCGTCGATTTAAAGTGGGCAACGCAATCTGTAATTGTATTTGTCAAAGTAACATTGATTCGTTTGCCAttttaggaaataaaaaagattctaATTTTTGCAACGCATTTTGAAgccaaacttaaaatttattaatcttttaattatttttaaaaataatcaaagaaaTGGGACCTATTTGGAAGCACTACCTTTcgattgcaatattttttatcgatatCGGAGCACCAAGGGCGGAGCTTCGGggtaacacaaaaaaaaatacagtcaaattgataacctccttctttttgaagtcggctaaaaaaatgTCGGTGCGGAATATTCCCTGACTGTTACCAGGACGCACTTGATGGATGCTGTGCCGCTGACACTGGGCCAGGAGTTCAGTGCGTACGCGACTCAGCTGACGTTCGGTATAGAGCGTGTGTGCGCTACACTACCTCGTCTGCACTACCTCGCACTCGGCGGTACCGCTGTCGGCACTGGACTCAACACTCGCATCGGATTCGCCGAGAAGTGCGCCGCTGAGATCGCCTCTCTCACAGGTAGACAAACATTACACTgactacattatttaaatcactttAATAGTCACTAAACGAGCGTAGATGGCTCAGAGATTAAATACTTGCCTTGCAATCTGAAGATCCTAGGTTCAAATCTTACCTTGAACATTTATTCGAAGTCCTCGGTGGGGATATATAGTGACCTAATGATGATGAATGGTCACTAAACATCATTAGTGTCGATTTCTCAATCATCCAAATGATTTGTATTgagaatttgaaaaaaagtaaaagtaaccATTAGATaagacatcatcatcatccctgtaattatctttgacaaaatagagataaaaatatgttttaaacggagattttggtgtTAAAGATTCAAGGTAAGTTGCCAGGTAAAGATGCCACATCAAATCTGCTTTTCCGATAAACAACTTGTGGGTACTGTTTCTGCAATTGCTACTATGTCATACGAAATGgtacataaattattcaaaaagaaattaattacttgGCACAGTATTAGGTCGTTCGGAAagttatttcgttttttttctcGACTTAGGATTCGTGTAATTTCAATGAATATGCACCACGTCCTGGAAGCTGTGGGAGCTGATAAaggcattattaaatatagaaataaacatataaaatagaaataacctTCCGAACAACCccaatataaaattcaaaacagcCCCCTTTTTATACCAGGTATACCATTCGAGACGGCACCCAACAAGTTCGAGAGTCTGGCGTGTCACGACGCAATGGTGGAGGTGTCCGGCGCTCTCAACACCATCGCTGTCTCCCTCATGAAGATCGCCAACGACATCCGTCTGCTGGCGTCCGGACCACGCTGCGGACTTGGCGAGCTCATGCTGCCCGAGAACGAACCCGGCTCATCCATCATGCCTGGTGAGAACTGGACACTAGCATACCATAGGTCTTATGCCAGTAGCGCTGTCCTGGCATAGTCTGACCGAGTCCGAGTTCATGAATCTGCTTAAATAATTAGAGTAGaccaaattattaataactagcctttacccgcgactccgtctgcgcggaataaaaaaaacacatgataaaaaagttcctatgtccgtctcctagttctaagctacctccgcatcaattttcaactaaatcagtttgaccgatcttgagttataaatagtgtaaataacacgactttcttttatatatatagattttgtcGTAAACAGAACACTATATTGGTGTCTATGATCTAATCGATTTTGTCCAATTTAGATTAGAATGTTTCAAGCCTCTTTTATGTTAACATTTcagaagtttaaaaaaatttcgtCATGTACAGTCGAACCTAGATAAGCGAGATTCCAAGAAATCGCAAattctcgcttatgaaggttGTCCGTCATAACCGGACAATGGCTGACATAtacaggttcgactgtattctATTGGTGTTATGTAGGCAAAGTGAACCCGACGCAGTGCGAGGCGCTGACGATGGTCGCGGCGCAGGTGATGGGCAACCACGTGGCCTGCACCATCGGCGGCTCCAACGGACACTTCGAGCTCAATGTCTTCAAGCCCATGATGGTCGCCAACGTGCTGCGGTCTATTAGACTCATCGGTCAGTATTCACTACACATctgtacaatattaataactagctgttgtccgcgactccgtcagtcgggaattgaaaaaaaaacttattaattatcctatgtgttcttccagactatgttctatatatgcaccaaatttcatcaagatccgttgagccgttccggagatatcttcaaacaaacatccatctaaacattcgcatttataatattagtaagattggagaatctgtatgtaatatcgagaTTAAAggtcatatttcgtacacattaatatatttgctttgctaataatgaaaaacttatttataaaattaatgtctaTCTGCGTTTTTGCTCTGGCTAATCTCCGGAACAGATGAACCGATTCTAGGAGGAAAGATAGCTCATGCACTCGGGCATattataggatattttttatttattatataatatagatagTAGTTTTAGAAtcgtttatctttttaaataaaagtcttaaaGATGCCGAATGAATCTAAAATTGAtaagtgaaaattaataaatgttgtgatttttttttaaattcaataccaaagtgatttatttatgaaataaaaaaaattgtttgtttttccaAAGTACAATGATAACACGttacaacttataaaaatgttgtattcaGGTGATGGATGCGCTGCATTCAACAAGAACTGTGCGGTTGGCATCAGAGCTAACGAGGCCAACATCGCCAAGATCATGCGCGAGTCTCTCATGCTCGTCACCGCTCTGAACCCTCACATCGGATATGATAAGGTAACATTGTCACTGACACACACATGACATGTCAGAATGACACTGTTTTGACACTAGCATCACTGTTGTACTACTCCACTGTTCCTCCCttgtaaaactaatattatagctGCTTGTTTGAccaaattattaatgtatattgcttttttttatatgtactcGCATCTTAATGTGACGACATAACTGTctaataatagaaatttaaatatcaaaaaacatttatttttttcgtcaAAATCTGTACATTGACAGCTCAAAGTCatatcttaattatatttataatagctGACTCCGtctacgcggaattaaaaaaatcataataagtagcctatgtgttcttccagactatgttctacatctgtgccaaatgtcatcaagttccgttgaaccgtccatccatccatctaaacattcgcatttataatattagtaagatgtgtaATGCAAGttttaatctaattaattaaatacgttGATTGTAGGCGGCGGCGATCGCGAAGACTGCACACAAGGAGGGTACGACACTAAAAGACGCGGCCATCAAGCTGGGTCACCTCACAGCGGAGCAATTCGACAAGTGGGTGCGCCCCGAGGACATGCTCGGACCCAAGTAGACCAACACTCTCATGCCGTCAAACTGCAACTAATGATGTACCCCCGCAATACGCCGTCACAACAACAAACGCCGTCAACGTTTGCCGTCACCACAAAACATGCCGTCAACATTCGCCGACACAACATACGGCGTCAACGTTTGCCGTCACCACATAAGTCGGTAATATTTGTCTGCACCACAACATACGCCGTCACTTGATAGCGGAACGTATGTCGTCATAACGATACGCCGTCAACATATGCCGTCAACGCAAGATATGTCGAAATGACCTCTTCTGTTGAAATTACCTTCAAAATGCATCCaaaatccaaataaatatactttattgatttatttatttgattatgaTCGTGGAAatccttatttattatactttttttattatttaatgaatatattcGCAATGTGTCAAAtgtgtaattataataaaaatggtgtagttttaataacattgcaatggatttttatacattgtcgcgtaattttatacactttaatattacaagaaatacataaatatataaaaaaatgtcctaaacttatgtatatgtaatttattacaaatacaaaaaaaaatgacatttcagtatcataaattagatttatataGAGAATGAAAGATTAAACGATTTAAATCTGACTGCATTTGCTGCAAAAGTAGTGTAAAATTCATTATAATGaagaacatttatttatcaacatGATTGTATGTTTGTTCATTCGTttacaagttatttttgt
This window encodes:
- the LOC106708383 gene encoding fumarate hydratase, mitochondrial isoform X2, producing the protein MACTTCMNPEGKPVKMRKEKDTMGELDVPDDKLYGAQTVRSVMNFPIGGIEERMPYPVVVAMGILKKAAAKVNMEFGLDKKIAEAIMQAADDVISGKLYREGHFPLVIWQTGSGTQTNMNTNEVIANRAIQILGGTLGSKDPVHPNDHVNKSQSSNDTYPTAMHVAVAMELRDRLMPGLVALRDTLEAKSKEFDKIVKIGRTHLMDAVPLTLGQEFSAYATQLTFGIERVCATLPRLHYLALGGTAVGTGLNTRIGFAEKCAAEIASLTGIPFETAPNKFESLACHDAMVEVSGALNTIAVSLMKIANDIRLLASGPRCGLGELMLPENEPGSSIMPGKVNPTQCEALTMVAAQVMGNHVACTIGGSNGHFELNVFKPMMVANVLRSIRLIGDGCAAFNKNCAVGIRANEANIAKIMRESLMLVTALNPHIGYDKAAAIAKTAHKEGTTLKDAAIKLGHLTAEQFDKWVRPEDMLGPK
- the LOC106708383 gene encoding fumarate hydratase, mitochondrial isoform X1, encoding MAVSMFKICATLSRSSTKLRGAISLLDKHDFSTTNIKLRKEKDTMGELDVPDDKLYGAQTVRSVMNFPIGGIEERMPYPVVVAMGILKKAAAKVNMEFGLDKKIAEAIMQAADDVISGKLYREGHFPLVIWQTGSGTQTNMNTNEVIANRAIQILGGTLGSKDPVHPNDHVNKSQSSNDTYPTAMHVAVAMELRDRLMPGLVALRDTLEAKSKEFDKIVKIGRTHLMDAVPLTLGQEFSAYATQLTFGIERVCATLPRLHYLALGGTAVGTGLNTRIGFAEKCAAEIASLTGIPFETAPNKFESLACHDAMVEVSGALNTIAVSLMKIANDIRLLASGPRCGLGELMLPENEPGSSIMPGKVNPTQCEALTMVAAQVMGNHVACTIGGSNGHFELNVFKPMMVANVLRSIRLIGDGCAAFNKNCAVGIRANEANIAKIMRESLMLVTALNPHIGYDKAAAIAKTAHKEGTTLKDAAIKLGHLTAEQFDKWVRPEDMLGPK